The nucleotide sequence CCAACTAACTTCCCTTTCGACATTAAGCGCACTCCACCCGGAAACAGGGTAATCCCCCGTAATGGGTCTGGTGGCATCGGCCAAGTTCCAACCCCAACGGCCCCCTTGGCCTGCATTGAGGCGAGAATTCCTGATGTGGTGTCAAGATTATGATTATTGGCCAGGGTAACTGCGGAATAAGCCTTATTAAACGCCGTTTGAACTGTGTGGACACCCGCCCCATCACTGCGAATCACGATAATGACATTTCCTTCTGGATTGACCACTGTGGCCGTAACCCCATAGCCTTGAACTCGACAGGCCTCAATACCCGCCTCTGCTGCTTTAAGGGCAATTTTAGCCGAGAGTACTGGTGTTTCTTCAAGGGCAACGGCCGGCATGAGAGGGACGGAACCTACCGCCAAACCCAGAAGCAAAACAGAAAAGGATATGGATGGATGGAACATCGGTCGTAAAACTCCAAGTTAGATAAAAGAAAAATAGTGCAATGATAGATAGGGTTGAGTTGTCATCAAGCTCTTCTCGCTCATTAACATTTTCATAGTGACACTAAACAGCCTCCTTAACGA is from Synechococcus sp. PCC 6312 and encodes:
- a CDS encoding heme-binding protein; amino-acid sequence: MPAVALEETPVLSAKIALKAAEAGIEACRVQGYGVTATVVNPEGNVIIVIRSDGAGVHTVQTAFNKAYSAVTLANNHNLDTTSGILASMQAKGAVGVGTWPMPPDPLRGITLFPGGVRLMSKGKLVGGLGISGTPVGMTDEGCALKGRDAILNDLK